The Labilithrix sp. genomic sequence CGGTCGCACCGAAGGAGGTGATCGTCACGCTCATCGGCGAGAGCGGGACGGGGAAGGAGGTCCTCGCGCGGCGGATCCACGAGCTGTCGCACCGTCGCGCGGGTCCGTTCGTCCCGATCAACTGCGCGGCGATCCCGGAGTCGCTCTTCGAGAGCGAGCTCTTCGGGCACGAGCGCGGCGCGTTCACCGGCGCGACGGAGCGGGTGCGCGGGAAGGTGGAGGCCTCCTCCGGCGGCACCCTCTTCCTCGACGAGCTCGGGGAGCTCCCGCTCGCGATGCAGGCCAAGCTCCTCCGCTTCCTCGAGCATCGCCGCTTCATGCGCGTCGGCGGGAGCACGAAGGTGAGCGTCGACACGCGTCTGATCTGCGCCACGCTCCGCCCGCTCGAGCTGGAGGTGGAGGCCGGCCGCTTCCGCGCCGATCTCTTCTATCGCATCGAGGGGATCACGCTCGAGGTCCCGCCGCTCCGCGCGCGCCCCGCCGACATCGCGCCGCTGGCCCATCAGTTCGTCGCGGAGCTCTCCGGCTTCCACGGCGTGAAGCCGCCGCGGCTCGGACGCAACATGATGGCGGCGCTGCTCCGCTACCCCTGGCCTGGCAACGTGCGCCAGCTCCGGAACGCGATGGAGCGCCTCTGCCTCCTTCGCCCGGGGAAGCTCGTCCGCGTCGTCGACCTCCCCGGCTCGCTGCAGCGCAGCGTCGCGGTGAGCCCGCGCCTCCCCGGCAAGCGCACGATCGAGGTCTCGCTCGATCAGCCGCTCGACGACACGATCCAGCAGGTCTTGCGCGCCGTCCTCGAAGCCGAGCGCGGCAACCGCTCACGCACCGCCGAGCGCCTCGGCATCAGTCTCCGCACCGTCCAACGCCAGCTCGCGCGCCTCGCGTCGGGGGGGTGATCGGCTCGCCGGTCGGACTGGAAAATTCGAGGCGTTGCGTTTGAGATTTCGCGCGCTACGTCCTCGCGATGCGGCGCGCCGTCCTCATGCTCCTTGGTTCGATCGTCGGATGCGCCGCGCCGGAACCCGCCGCGTCGTCGGAGGCGATCTCCGAGCGCGCGTTCGGCTTCGCCGCGGTGAAGGGGTGCTCCGGAGCGCTCTTCCGGTTCGATCGAATGAGCGGCTCGCGGCCAGCGCTCGTGATCACGAACGGGCACTGCGTCGGCGAATACCCCGCGCCGGGGACGGTCCTCTCCGACGTCGAGGACGCCGGCACGCGGATCATCCTGCGCGGCCCCGGCGGGCCGGTCGACGTCGACGCGACGAAGCTCCTCGTCGCGACGATGACGGGCACCGACGTCGCCGTCTACGAGCTCGCGACGACCTACGACGCGCTCCTCGACGCGCACGGGATCATGCCGCTGACGCTCGACGAGACGCTGGCGAGCGACGCCGCGCCGATCGCGATCGTCGCCGGCTATTACAACCGCACGTTCCGGTGCGAGCTCGATGGACACGTCGCGCTCCGCGAGGGGCCCTATCGCACGACCGCCGGCGTCCGGTTCACCACGCCGTGCCGCATCTACACCGGCGTCTCGGGCTCGCCGATCGTGACGTCGGAGGGGCGCTTCGTCGGCCTCGCCAACACGCACTACGACGGATCGGGCGAAGCCTGCACCTACCACAACCCGTGCGAGGTCGACGCCGCCGGCGCGATCTCGGTCGCCGAGCCCGGCCGCTCCTACGGCGTCCTCGCCACGATGCTCTACGGCTGCTTCGATCGCTCGACGGGAGCGCCCGAGCTCGAGCGGCCCACGTGCTCGCTTCGCGATGAGCGCTGACGAGCTCACTCCGTCGTCGCCGCGGTGATCGTCTCCTGGAGCGTCGCGAGCGTCTCGAGGCGGCCGTTGATGTGCTGGAGCTCGGCGAGGACGGTGAGCCCGTGGAGGACGACGCCGCGGAGCTCGTGCGCGCGCTGCCGGTGCTGCTCCGGCGTCGAGTCGACCAGGATCTCCGTCGTCAGGGCGGAGACCTGCGACGCGATGCTTCGCAGGAGCGTCGCGCGCTGCGTGGCCGCGCTGACGGCGCGGCGCACCTCCCCGCGCACGGAGGCGGTCACTTCTTCGCCGAGCGAGACGCTGGCGTTCTTCTTGGGCGTACGCGTCGAGGCCATCAGTGCTCGCTCGGGGTAAGGGCCTGCACCCACGCGACGAGGGCGTCGAGGCCGTTGGGTTTCTCGAAGAAGGTCTCCCACGCCGACGGCGCGTCCGGCGGCGGGTTGCCCGACATGAGCGCGCGCCGGCACGACGGTTGCTCCTTCGCCATCGTCGCGAGGAGGAGGTGTCCGAGCCCGTCGGGCATGTGCTCGTCGGACACCACGGCGTCGTACCCGTGCAGCGCCAGCAGGCCCCGCGCCTCCTCGACGCCGCCCGCCTCGTGCACCGTCATGTCCGCGGCGAGCGCCGACAAGCGACGTTTCAGCGTCCGGCGTAGCGTGAAGTCATCATCGACCAGCAAGATGCGCATGCGAGGCCCCCCTTGTCGGCGCTTTCCACGCTTCATCAATGAACCATCATTGTTGATGGTGGTCAAGTCGTCGTGCGACTATCGTGGGACGACGCCGAGATGCTGCAGCAGCGTGTCGATCGCGATGGGCTTGACCACGAGCGTGCCGGCGCCGAGGTCGAAGGTCGGATGGTCGCAGCTCGTCCAGACGAGGCGCGCGTCGGGTCGGGCGGCCACGATCGCGCGGAGGTCGGCGACGCGATCGGCGGGGACCTCGAGGTCGAGGACGAGCGCGTCGAACGGCTCGGTGCGCGCGAGGACGAGCGCCTGGCGCGCGTCGGCGCACGAGCGGACGACGACGTCCTCCGCTTCCAGCAGCGCGACGAGCCCCCGCCGTGACGCCTCGTGGCGCTCGACGACGAGGACACGTTTCCGGTTGGATCTCGACACGGCGCGCGCAGTTCCGAGAGCCCGGCCGAGGAGTCAAGGGAGGCGCGCGCGCGCGTACACATCGCCGCGACCGTACTCTTTCGCCCGTGCACGCGCTGCGTTCGCCGCGCAACTCCTGCGCGTGGCGTGGTTCTCGCTCCGGCAGGAGGGCATGAACCGTTTGAATCGCCTCGCCGTCGTCGACGCCGCCCTCGCCCTCGCCGATCGAGAAGGGCTCGAGGCCGTCTCGATGCGAAAGGTCGCGCGCGAGCTCGAGGTCGCGCCGATGTCGATCTATCGCCACGTCGCGAACAAGGCCGAGCTCTTCGATCTCATGCTCGACCGTGTCATCCAGCGGCTGCTCCCGGTCGCGGCCACCGGAGCGGCGTGGGAGACCGCGGTCCGCGCGATGGCGCACGAAGCGCGCCGCCTCCTCGCCCGGCACCCGAGCTGGCTGCCGCTGCTCACGCGTCCGATCGCGCCGCGCTCGGCGCTCTCGCTCTTCGAGCGCCTCGCCGCCGCGATGGCCCGCGAGCGCGTGTCGCCGAAGCGAAAGCTCCACGCCGTGACCTCGCTCATGTGCTTCGTGCTCGGCTTCGTCCTCGTCGAGCGCATGATGCTCGGAGGCGGCACCGGCGCGGTCCCGCTCGCGCAGCTCCGCGCCGCGTTCGCCGTCACCGCGGCGGCGCCGGCGACGTATCCGCGCCTCGACGCGCTCGCGGGCGCGGTCGATCGCTGGAGCTTCGATCAGGCGTTCGAGGTCGGCCTCGACACTTTCCTCGCCGAGATCCGCGGCGCGCGCGCGGCCTGACGCGGCAACTCCTGCGCGCCGGCGCAGGCGCTGCGCGGAACGACGCTTGCTGCGACGGCGGGCATGCGCCACCTCACTCCGCTCGTCGTCCTCGTGCTCGCCGCGAGCTGTTCCCCGGCCGGTCAGGGCGCGTCGCCGCTCGTGCCGGCGGCCGCGTCCTCGACCTCCTCCGACGTCCGGCTGCGCTCCGGCGAGACGAGCACCTTCGTCCCGACCGGCCCGCAGAGCTTCACGCCCGAGGCGCGCTTCAAGATGCGCGACCGCGCGGTTCGTCAGCTCTGGTCTTCGTCGATCGGGCGCACCGATCACCGGACCACGATGCTCGTCCGCGACGGCGCGGTGTGGATCGGGACGAAGCGCGGACCGAGCGGCCCCGCCGGCGTGCACGTCATCGACGGCCGCTCGGGCGCGCGCCGCGCGTTGCTCCCCGCCGCCGCCGGCGACGTGGTCGGGATCGCGATGGAGGGCGATCGTGTCTACTCGTCGTCTGCGGGTCCTTCGGGCGCGGGCTCGGGCTCGGGCTCGGCTTCGGGCTCGGGCGAGGTCGCGGCGACGACGAAGGGCGGCGCGATCGTGTTCCGGACGGCGATCGGAGCGGCGGTGATGACGCCGCCCACGCTCGTCGACGCCGACGGCGACGGGACGCTCGAGGTGGCGGTCGGCGACGCGACGGGGAAGGTCACGCTCCTCGACGGGAGGACGGGCAAGGTGCGCTGGAGCCGCGTGCTCGGCTCCGCGACCGACGGGCGTCGCGAGATCGGAGGAGGCCTCGCCGCCGCCGATCTCGATCACGACGGCAAGCCGGAGATCGTCGCCGGCACCGATGGCGGGCGTCTCTACGCGCTCCGCGCCGCGACGGGAGAGACGGCGTGGCAGACGTCGCGCGCGTCGTCGCTCCGCGCGCCGCCGCTGGTGGCGGACGTCGACGCCGACGGCCACCTCGAGGTCGTCGCGGGCTGGGCGGACGGCGACATCGCGATCTTCGACGGCCGGAACGGCAAGGAGCTGTGGTCGGCGCTGATGGAGGAGGACGACGGCGACTCGACCGGGCTCCTCGCGACGCCGACGCCGATCCCGGGCGGCAGCATGCTCGTCCCGACGTCGCGCTGGGGGAAGGAGGACGCCGTCGTCGTGCTCCGCGCGAACGAGCGCGCGTATCGCTCGCGTCAGGGCTCGGTCGTCGCGTCGCCGGTCCTCGGCACGCTCGCGCAGGGGGCGACGATGACCGAGGCGGTGGTGGGGACGATGCAAGGTGACGTCGTCGCGTTCGACGCCGCCGGCGGCATCTCGTTCCTCTACCGGCTCGACGCACCGATCGAGGCGCCGGCGCTCATCGCCGACATCGAACGCAACGGCTTGCAGGAGCTCGTGGTCGCGACGCGCGACGGCCGCCTGGTCGCGCTCGCGACCCACGCGCCGCTCCCGCCGCTCGCCGGCGTCGCGCGCGGCGCCTCGGGGCACAACGACGGTGTCTTCCCTGCGATCGATCTCGGATGGCGCCTGCCATGAGCGCCGTTCGCACGATCCTCGTCCCGGTCGACTTCTCCGATCCGAGCGGTCGCGCGCTCGCGTTCGCCGCCGACCTCGCCACGCAGCTCGGCGCGACGCTCGCGGTCCTCGCGGTCTACGACCCCCGCTCCGTCCGCTCCGGCTCCTCCTCTGGTTCCTCTGGTTCCTCTGGTTCCTCTGGTTCCTCCGGTTCCTCCGGTGACGACGCTGCGCAGCTCGCCGCCGCGACGGTGCGCGCGCTCGACGTGTTCTGCGAGCCGTACGAGGTGCGCGCGTCGCTCGCGAAGCGCACCGCCGAGGGCGATCCGCGCGACGTGATCCTCGAGGTCGCCGGCGAGATCGGCACCGACCTCGTGGTGATGGGCACGCACGGCCGTCGCGGCGCCGCGCGCGCGCTGTTCGGTAGTGTCGCGGAGGCGGTGGTGCGCGAGTCGCCGGTGCCGGTCGTCACGGTGCGCTGACGCGCAGGCTCTGCGCCGGCATCGCGCTTGCTCCTTCGAGAGCACATGCAGACCCCTCTTCGGATCACCTTCCGTGACATGGCTCCGAGCACGTTCATCGAGGATCACGTCCGCTCGCGCGCCGAGCGCCTGGAGCGTCTCTCGGCTCGCATCACGAGCTGTCACGTGACGCTGTCGCTGCCGAACGGCTTCCGGCACGGCAGCCATCCACATGTTCGCATCGACCTCGCCGTCCCCGGCCGCGACCTCGTCGTGAACCGCGATCACGAGGATGACAAGGGCCTCCGCGACATGCACGCGTGCATCGATGCCGCGTTCGCCGACGCGCGCCGCATCCTCGCCGATCACGTACGTTCGCACCGCCGCCGCTGACGTCGCAGGTGCTGCGGTCCTCCGTCCCTGGCGTCTTGGCGTCTTGGCTCCTTCGCTCCTTCGCTCCTTAGCGAAGGAGGATCACATGGTCGTTCGCGGCCGATCGGTCATAGTGAGCCCGTTGGGGAGGACGTTCATGAACGAGCACCCGCCGCGCTCCACGCGCCGCGCCAGAACGAGCATCGACATCTTGCACGAACGCGACGCCTTGGCCGCCCGCGTCGAGGAGCTCTCCGCCGTCGTCGCCGCCGTCGCGGCGGAGGTCCAGCACGCACTCCGCCACCCAGAGACCTCGCTAACGACGGTCTGCCGTATCGAAACCGTCGTATCCCGCGCCCCCACCCCGCGCTCCACACCCGACTAGCGCGCCCGCGCCGCCCCATCGAAGCGACTTCGTCACCGCGACGTCGCGTCGTCGTCCCAGCATTCCGGCCGAAGCGACTTCGCCACCACGCCGTCCTGTCGTCGTCTGCGCGCCGCCATGGCGGTGTCGTCCGCGCGTTCCTGTCGAGGCTTCGTCGCCACGTCACCATGTCGTCGTCCGCGCGTCCCCGTCGAGGTGGCTTCGTCGCCACGTCGTCGTCCGCCGCGTCCCCGTCGAGGTGGCTTTGTCGCCACGCCACGTCGTCCTGTCGTCGTCCTCGCGCGCCGCCATGGTGTCGTCGCCGAGCTGCCATGTCGCAGCGGAGTCGTCGTCCGCGCGCGCCGTCATGGTGTCGTCGCCGAGCTGCCATGTCGCAGCGGAGTCGTCGTCCTCGCGCGCCGCCATGGTGTCGTCGCCGAGCTGCCATGTCGCAGCGGAGTCGTCGTCCTCGCCGTCACGGCATCGTCGTCCGCGCGTTCCTGTCGAGGTGGCTTCGTCGCCACCACGCCATGTCGCCGCGGCGTCGTCGTCCATGCGCGACGTCGCGGCGTCGTCGTCCGTGTGTCCTGTCGGAGCGGCTTGTCGCGTCGCCGCGGCGTCGTCGTCTGCTTATTCTGTCGAGGTGGCTTCGTGGCCGCGGCGTCCTGTCGTCGTCCGCAACGTCCCTGCGTTTGCGTCGAGACGGAGAGCGTCGGCTCGCGTTCACCTCGTGTTGGCGCCTTCCGCACGATGTCGGTCGCCACGGCGAATCTCGGAAAGGTGCAACTTGGATACAGGAGCGGTACACTTCACGGAACCTACAATTGAGCAAGCGAGAGTCCGTGAAATCGAAACCGAAGAAGGCCGCGGCCGCGAAGAAGGACGAGGTGCGCACTGTTCCGACGGTGCCCGAGCTCCAGGCTCTGCTCCGTGGCGCGGGGCTACGCAGCACGGTCTCGCGGATCGCTGTGCTGGAGCACTTCTACGAGCATGGCGGTCGCAAGAGTCACGCAGACATCTTCGAGGCGCTCGACGACCGCGGCTTCGATCGCGCGTCGATCTACCGAATCCTCATGGACCTCGCGGACGCGAAGATCCTCTCGCGCACCGATCTCGGCGACCACATATGGCGATTCGAGCTCCTACGAGACGGAGCGAGCGAGCACGCCGAGCAACACCCGCATTTCGTCTGCGTCGACTGCGGCCAGGTCTCGTGCCTCCCCGACGTCACGGTCAAGCTATCCGGCCGCCGTCCCCCCAAATCAGTCGCCGCAAAAAAAGTCTCCATCCAACTAAAGGGCATCTGCGACGACTGCACCTGATCCGCCGCTCACGCTCACCGCTCACCGCCCGCTCACGCGCCGCTCAGTCGCGCCCGCTCACGCTCACGCTCGCCGCTCACGCTCACGCACCGCTCAGTCGCGCCCGCTCACGCTCAGTCGCGCCCGCTCACGCTCAGTCGCGCCCGCTCACGCTCAGTCGCGCCCGCTCACGCTCACGCACGCCGCTCACGCTCACGCGCCGCTTTGTCGCGCCCGCTCACGCTCACGTCGCGCCCGCTCACGCACGCCGCTCAGGCTCACGCACACGCGCCGTTTTGTCGCCCCCGCTCACGCTCACGCACGCCGCTCAGGCGCAGCCGCCCGCTCACGCTCGCCCGCGTGCCGTTAGCCCGGCGCGGGCGAGGTGGTATTCGCCGTCGCAGATTCGAAGGAGCAAGCGTGGGCTTGCGTCGGGCTCGAGCGGTGGCGAACGGTGGACGAGGCCGTCGTCGTCGCTCTCGTTGCAGCCCTTCATGATGATCACGGAGCCGGTCGCGAGTCGCTCGATCGAGCTCGGCTTCCAGCAGCAGCGGTCCCGACGCCACGCTTCCGCGGCGTCGGGATCGAGCCACTCCGTGCCGGCGCCGACATACGTCGTCAACAGTCTCCGGCCGACTCGATCGACGTGAAGCCGATGGCATGAGCTGTCGGCGACGACCGCGAGCGAGACGTAGGCGTGGGGCACGAGCGCGATCTCGAACCAGCGGTTCAGGAGCAACCTCGCGTCCGCGAGGATCGCGTCGCGCCCGTCGCTCGGTTCGAGCTCGGCGACGAGCGGAGCCAGCGAGCGAGCGTGATGATCGTGCGCCCAGAGGAGCAGTCCCCTCTCGACGGTGTGCCTCGGAAGGCGAGCGGCGACCTGACGCGCGACGTGCTCGTCGACGCTCCGCTGCCAGACGGCGGCGACGGTGTCTGCCGCCGCGATCTCTCGCAAGACGTCGACCGAGGTCGACGACACGACTTTCGATGTCTTCACGAGCCGAGCGCTCTCGGAGAGGGACATGCAGCGACCGTATGAGCTAGTGCGATTGTTTGCAATTCAATTGCAACTATTGGAACGCGCCAAGCGGTGCGTGGGATGGTCAAACGCAAGCGATCTTCGTTGGTGCAACACGGTTGATGAACTGTGCGTCTGATGAATGATATGCAATGCGATTGCGTTTGGTTGCCGTGGCGGATATCGCGTCGGGCCGCCATGACGAAACGACACCGGCCCGCGCCGGAGCCGGAGCCGGAGTCGGAGTCCTGCGAGCCGGAGGCTCACGCGCGGCGTGTTTGGCGCGGGCTCCGCGCCGATCGAGTGTATGACGCAGCGGCGACGATCTTCGGGGCGGTGGGCGATCCAGAGCGGTTGCAGTTGCTCATGCAGCTCCGCGACCGCCCGATGACGACCGCGGAGCTCGCGGAGGTCGTCGGCCGTCACAAGTCGCTCGTGACGCAGCAGCTGCGAGTCCTGCGAATCGTACGGCTCGTGCGTCGTGTCCGCCGCGGCAACGTCGTCCGCTACGAGGTCCACGATGCACGCGCGGAGGCGCTGCTCGCGGCGTTCGTCCGCGATCTCGCCCGTCGCTCGCTCCGCCCACGCGCGTCTCGATGAGCGTCCTCGACGACGCTGGCCACGACCGGTCACCGGTCATCCAAATGCAAGCGCGGTGCGTTAGTATATGCAATCAACTTGCTTATGATTCGAGAGTGGCCTATTCCGAGCCTGCCGCGCCGGCGATGGACGCTCGGTCCGGCGGAGCACACCAACGTGAAAAGTTCTCTCCTGTCGATCGCAGCGTTTGTCGTCGTCCTCGCCGCCAGCGGGGCAGTGACGGCTTGCTCCGACGACGACCACGACCACGACGATCATGATCACGACGCCCACGGCTCGACGCCGGAGTCGTGTGAAGCGTTTCATGACGCTTGCGCAGCGAAGAGCTCTTCCAACCCGAAGGCGAAGGAGTGTGACGACTTCGTTCACGTCGCGGGCCGCACCGAGGCCGACTGCGCCGCCAAGAAGGACGAGTGCGTCGCCGCGTGCCAGTGATCCCACCATCACCACCTCACGTCGACCGTCACACGAGCGATGACGCGTCACTCCGTGATGAGCTCGTCCGATTCGCGCGCCGCGGCGATCCCGAGTGATGCGTCGGCTCGGCGAAGAAGTCGTGGACGAATTGGACGCGGCCTTCGTGCGCGTGGGGCTACGAGCGCGGCGCGTTGATGTCGTCGAACGTGGCCCAGAGGCGCCAGTCGAGGTTCGACGTGCCGCGCTGAAACAGGGCGGGATCGCCCGCTGCGATGGCTCGAGCGAGCGTGCGAAAGACGGACGACTCGCTCGGCTTCTTCACGTAGCTACGGTCTGGATCTTCACCGGGCTCCGAGCGGGAGAGGACGTGCTCGAAGGCGTCGGTGACGAGGAGGACGTCGGCCTCGGTCGCGTCGATGGTGCGCAGCGTCTCTCGCCGAGCGGTCCGAACAGCGAGCCGGGGAACGTCGCGAGGTAGGCGCGAAGCAGGAGGACGTCGGCGGGGCGCTCGGCGGCGTGATCGAGGTTCGCCACCTTGCCGGGCCGCAGAGCGAGTTGGCCGACGAGCGACGGGTGATAGCGGAGCGTTCCGGCAGGGCCGGTGAGCTCGACGCCGTCGAGCCGGAGATCGTTGGGTTCGTGCGGTGTTACTTCGAGGCCGACGTCACGTTTGGCCGGAACATCGATGGCGTGGTCAGGGATCGACGGACCGTAGATCTTCGAGCGCACGCCCGCCGACATCCCGTCGCCGTCGTCGATCCATGAGCCCTGAAGCTGGTCGAAGACGAGGCTCCAGTCGTCGTCGGCGCGTACGACCACGAGGCGCATGGCGTGGTACTCGGTCGCCGTGACGTTGCGGAAGTCGGGCCAGTCCACGGCCCACTGCGCGTCCAGCACGTCGAGGATCTGCGCGGGAGCGAGCTTCGATTGCCCCATTGCCTACGTGAGTAGGCCGGAACGGCTTGCTGCAGCAACTCGAAGTGGTCGTGAGCATCAACGACTCGATGACGTTCTCGCTCTCGCGACGAACGACGAACGACGAGCTGAACCTCGCGCTCGATGTGTTTGCGGCCTGAAAGCCAAGGCCCGATGAGGAAGACCGCGCGGCGTGCGCCGCTCATCGCTGCATGGGCTTCGTGATGTTTGAACAGCAGGCGGGGTCGGGCAGCGTCTGGGCGCGCTCGCTACGGCTCAGTTATGAAAATGAAAATCATTTTCAATAAGGTGGAGATCGCCTAGATTCCCACCATGCACGAGCGTCATGGGGGCTTCACGGACGAGAAGAGGAAGGCGCGCTCCGGCATCGGTGAGGCCGAGGGGAAGCGTGTGCCGAGCCTCGTCGCCGGCGACTCGTCGGACGAGAAGAGGAAGGCACGCTCGCTCGGCGGTGAGGACGTTGAGGGGAAGCACGTGCCGCGCTCGCTCGGCGGTGAGGCCGAGGGGAAACGTGTACCGCGCTCGCTCGGCGGTGAGGCCGAGGGGAAGCGTATACCGCGCTCGGTCGGCGGTGAGGCCGAGGGGAAGCGTGCGCCGCGCTCGGTCGGCGGTGAGGCCGAGGGGAAGCGTGTGTTGCGCTCGGGCGGTGGTGAGGGGGTGGAGGGAAGGCGTGTGATGGGGGGTGAGGTGGAGGGGGAGTGGAAGGCGCTCTCGGCGGCGGGAAATGATGCCTTTCGTCGTGGGGACGAGCGGGAGGCGCGTGAGTTGTATGGGCTTGCGGTCGCGGAGGCGGAGCGGCTCTGGAGGCTCGCGAGGGCGGGGGACGCCGTTGCCAGCTTTCTTGCGCCTGCGCTCTATACGATTGCGTGTCACAACCTCGCCGAGCTGGAACGTCGGGCTGGAGACGGCGCGGCTTCGCGCGCGTGGCTCGAGCGGGCGTTCGAGAGGCTCGTCGCGGCGGCGCGGGATGGGGCGCTGCCGCTCGCGTTGCGGGCGCGGGCGGTTCAGAACCTGAAGCACGCGCTCGCCGAGATCGTCGAGCACTCGCCGGGGTCGTCCGCAGAGGCGCTCGCCCCCGTCGTCGCCCACGCCATGGATGCGTGGCTCTGCGTGCGCGCGCTTCATGAGCGGAATGAGCTCGGGACGAACACGGGATGAGCACGAATGGATAACGGACGAGGAACGAGCACGGAGCCTACGATGAACGCCGCATCCAGCTCGGCAGCACTGCCGTCATCGAAGTACACGAAATACACGATAGAGCGCGTCGTCGAAGTCCACCATTGGACCAATCGGCTCTTCACGATCCGGTGCACGCGCAGCAGCGGGTTCCGGTTCGCGAATGGGCAGTTCGTCATGCTCGGGCTCGAGGTCGACGGCGCCCCCCTCGTGCGCGCCTACTCGATGGCGAGCGCGAACTACGAGGAGACGCTCGAGTTCTTCTCGATCAAGGTCGAAGACGGCCCGCTCACGTCGCGCCTCCAACACGTCGCCGTCGGCGACGCCGTGCTCGTCGGGAAGCGCCCGACCGGGACCCTCACGATCGGGAACCTCCGGCCCGGCGCGAGGCTCTGGCTCCTCGCGACCGGAACCGGGCTCGCGCCGTTCCTCAGCGTCATCAAGGACCCCGAGACGTACGAGCGCTTCGAGCGCGTGATCCTCACCCACACCTGCCGTCAGGTCGAAGACCTCGCGTACGCGCGCTTCATCGAGCACGAGCTCCCCTCCCACGACGCGCTCGGTGAGCTCGTGCAGCCGCGCCTCACCTACTACCCCTCGGTGACCCGCGAGCCCTTCCGCACGGAGGGACGCATCACCGATCTCCTCGCGACCGGCCGCGCGTTCGAGGACCTCGGGCTGCCCCCGCTCGACCCTCGCTCCGATCGGATCATGCTCTGCGGCAACCCCGAGATGCTCGCCGAGACGTCCTCGTTCCTCGAGGCGCAGGGCTTCGAAGAGGGCAACAGCGGAGCGCCCGGCGACTACCTCGTCGAAAAGGCGTTCGCGCTGAAGTAGGTGAAATAGATAAAGTAGCCGAAGCCGCGCGGCTACCGGCTGAAGACCCGGCCCGGCGACGCCGACTCCGCGGTGTGGCACGCGTTGCAGTCGCCGTCGGCGGCGGTCGCGATCGGATCCTTCATCTCGAGGAGGCCTCGCGCGTTGACGACGGCGGCGGTGACCGGGAACGCGAGCCGCTGCTCCGTCATGAAGTTCCCCGCCGCGTTGACCGGCAAGGTCAGCGTCTTGCCGTCGGCGCCGGTGAGGAGCACGCGCGTCTCGGGATCGGAGACGCCGTTGCAGTCGTCGGCGTCGTGCGGCGCCGGGTACACCGTGCCCGCGAACGAGAAGAGCGGGCCGTCGTCGTCCTCGGCGCCGCCGACCGGCTTGAGCGGCTTGCCCGCGTGGCACGCGATGCACGCGTGGC encodes the following:
- a CDS encoding metalloregulator ArsR/SmtB family transcription factor; this translates as MTKRHRPAPEPEPESESCEPEAHARRVWRGLRADRVYDAAATIFGAVGDPERLQLLMQLRDRPMTTAELAEVVGRHKSLVTQQLRVLRIVRLVRRVRRGNVVRYEVHDARAEALLAAFVRDLARRSLRPRASR
- a CDS encoding ferredoxin--NADP reductase gives rise to the protein MNAASSSAALPSSKYTKYTIERVVEVHHWTNRLFTIRCTRSSGFRFANGQFVMLGLEVDGAPLVRAYSMASANYEETLEFFSIKVEDGPLTSRLQHVAVGDAVLVGKRPTGTLTIGNLRPGARLWLLATGTGLAPFLSVIKDPETYERFERVILTHTCRQVEDLAYARFIEHELPSHDALGELVQPRLTYYPSVTREPFRTEGRITDLLATGRAFEDLGLPPLDPRSDRIMLCGNPEMLAETSSFLEAQGFEEGNSGAPGDYLVEKAFALK